A window of Cloacibacillus sp. An23 contains these coding sequences:
- a CDS encoding DciA family protein, with protein sequence MEAERAKSAGDVVSSALSGKTSGSAEKNGASGPRWELLRLSMKLSELSENWREVAGEPLASRSAPAVCEDAGEKLLITVNVPDQMVLSSARFRRARLERGISAFFGGAPVGVLFRVGPVRLTGNRAAPAKVYRRVPIVNSELEIAEREKYFADGGLSPELASAMARVMLSLEKLSKRRSRG encoded by the coding sequence CGAAAAGCGCGGGCGACGTCGTATCCTCCGCGCTCTCTGGAAAAACGAGCGGAAGCGCGGAAAAAAACGGAGCTTCCGGCCCGCGCTGGGAGCTCCTGCGCCTTTCGATGAAACTCTCCGAACTCTCGGAAAACTGGCGCGAAGTGGCGGGCGAGCCGCTCGCCTCGCGCAGCGCTCCGGCCGTCTGCGAGGACGCCGGCGAAAAACTTCTCATCACCGTCAACGTCCCCGACCAGATGGTTCTCTCGTCGGCGCGCTTCCGCAGGGCGCGCCTCGAGCGCGGTATATCCGCCTTCTTCGGCGGCGCGCCGGTCGGCGTCCTCTTCCGCGTCGGCCCGGTGCGGCTGACGGGAAACCGCGCTGCGCCCGCGAAAGTATACAGGCGCGTCCCGATAGTAAACAGCGAGCTTGAAATAGCCGAGCGCGAAAAATACTTCGCGGACGGCGGCCTCTCTCCCGAACTCGCCTCCGCGATGGCGCGCGTCATGCTCTCGCTCGAAAAACTCTCGAAACGCCGCAGCCGGGGCTGA
- a CDS encoding DUF362 domain-containing protein has protein sequence MSRSTVYFADMRAVPEMNLLQKFRKLIETAGIDGINFKKQFAAIKLHLGEPGNIAYLRPNFSKVVADKVKELGGKPFLTDCNTLYVGRRKDALEHLDSAYENGYNPFCTGCHVIIADGLKGADEARVPVAGGEYIKEAKIGRAIADADVIISLTHFKGHEETGFGGAIKNLGMGSGSRAGKMEMHSDGKPSVDHDKCIGCGRCARNCAHKAIRITDGKANINHDNCVGCGRCIAACPFDAVQPDWEGSNILLCRKMAEYAKAVIDGKPSFHIAAVVDVSPFCDCHAENDAAVVPNIGFFASFDPVALDQACADAVMKAPVVAGTYLDDQIKKNGAGCDHFHTIHPNTHWEETLAHAEKIGIGVREYELRKI, from the coding sequence ATGTCACGTTCAACAGTTTATTTTGCCGATATGAGGGCTGTGCCGGAGATGAATCTTCTGCAGAAGTTCAGAAAGCTCATCGAAACGGCCGGTATAGACGGCATAAACTTCAAGAAGCAGTTCGCCGCGATAAAGCTGCATCTCGGCGAGCCCGGCAATATCGCCTATCTGCGCCCGAATTTTTCGAAGGTAGTCGCGGACAAGGTGAAAGAGCTGGGCGGCAAGCCGTTTCTTACGGACTGCAACACGCTTTACGTCGGGCGCAGGAAGGACGCGCTCGAGCATCTCGATTCTGCCTACGAGAACGGCTACAACCCGTTCTGCACCGGCTGCCACGTCATCATAGCCGACGGCCTCAAGGGCGCGGACGAGGCGCGCGTGCCTGTGGCTGGCGGCGAGTATATAAAGGAAGCGAAGATAGGGCGCGCGATAGCCGACGCGGACGTGATAATCTCGCTGACTCACTTCAAGGGGCACGAGGAGACGGGCTTCGGCGGAGCGATAAAGAATCTCGGCATGGGCTCCGGCTCGCGCGCCGGAAAGATGGAGATGCACAGCGACGGCAAGCCGAGCGTGGATCACGATAAGTGCATAGGCTGCGGAAGGTGCGCCCGCAACTGCGCGCACAAGGCGATACGCATAACCGACGGCAAGGCGAATATCAATCACGACAACTGCGTCGGCTGCGGGCGCTGCATAGCGGCCTGCCCATTCGACGCGGTGCAGCCGGACTGGGAGGGGTCGAACATCCTGCTCTGCCGCAAGATGGCGGAGTACGCTAAGGCGGTCATAGACGGAAAGCCGAGCTTCCACATCGCCGCCGTCGTGGACGTGTCGCCATTCTGCGACTGCCATGCCGAGAACGACGCCGCCGTCGTCCCGAACATCGGCTTCTTCGCCTCGTTCGACCCAGTGGCGCTCGACCAGGCCTGCGCCGACGCCGTGATGAAGGCCCCCGTCGTTGCCGGCACCTATCTCGACGACCAGATAAAGAAAAACGGCGCGGGCTGCGACCACTTCCACACCATCCACCCAAACACGCACTGGGAGGAGACGCTCGCCCACGCGGAGAAGATAGGCATAGGCGTCAGGGAGTACGAGCTGAGAAAGATATAA
- the modB gene encoding molybdate ABC transporter permease subunit, protein MDWFPLYNSLRIAGISTFITFFTGICAAYYISKLPKFAKGVLDCVLTLPMVLPPTVVGFFLLMTIGPLGPVGAPVLEMFGVRLTMTWYSAIFATAIVTFPLMYRTVRGAFDGFDHNLIYSAQTLGLSNTYIFWRVMVPNCKDGILAATVLAFARALGEYGATTMVTGYIPRRTATISTTVYQLWREGNEALAYKWVFVNLAISFIVLVAVNMLENSCRQPKGKAVNHTIGEEFERGGER, encoded by the coding sequence ATGGACTGGTTTCCTTTATACAACTCGCTGCGCATCGCTGGGATATCGACCTTTATAACCTTCTTCACCGGGATATGCGCGGCATATTACATCTCTAAGCTGCCGAAGTTCGCGAAGGGCGTGCTCGACTGCGTGCTGACCCTTCCGATGGTGCTGCCGCCGACGGTCGTCGGCTTCTTCCTGCTTATGACGATAGGGCCGCTCGGCCCCGTCGGCGCGCCCGTGCTTGAAATGTTCGGCGTGCGCCTCACTATGACGTGGTACTCCGCGATATTCGCGACGGCTATCGTCACATTCCCGCTGATGTACCGCACGGTGCGCGGCGCTTTCGACGGCTTCGACCACAATCTGATATACAGCGCGCAGACGCTCGGCCTCTCGAACACCTATATCTTCTGGCGCGTAATGGTGCCGAACTGCAAGGACGGCATACTCGCCGCGACTGTGCTGGCCTTCGCGCGCGCGCTCGGAGAATACGGCGCGACTACGATGGTGACGGGCTACATACCGCGACGCACAGCGACTATATCCACGACCGTCTATCAGCTCTGGCGCGAGGGCAACGAAGCTCTCGCCTACAAGTGGGTATTCGTCAACCTCGCCATCTCGTTCATAGTACTCGTCGCCGTCAACATGCTCGAGAACAGCTGCCGCCAGCCGAAGGGCAAGGCGGTGAACCACACGATAGGCGAGGAATTCGAGAGGGGCGGCGAAAGATGA
- a CDS encoding ATP-binding cassette domain-containing protein, whose translation MTALVKFRKKFGSFSLSVDFEAGNEVLALLGGSGCGKSMTLKCIAGIVTPDEGQIVVDGVTFFDSARGVNLKPQQRRCGLLFQNYALFPNMTAKQNIMTVLERGSGRCANSEERYREIAEKFFITGLEEHYPSQLSGGQQQRVALARIMASDPAIIMLDEPLSALDSYLRWQLELNLSRTLAEFPGTTLYVSHNRDEVYRLCSKVCVINDGESEPVKSVAEFFDAPPTLTAAILSGCKNFSRAERTGEGRVKALDWNVSFECSRGVADGVRYTGVRAHYIKLSKENTGASNEFRAKIVQIKDDVFSTIINIRPEGAPEGNPFSVIRVELSKEEAKKYGLGETVSASADPSDVMTLLP comes from the coding sequence ATGACGGCGCTCGTGAAATTCCGCAAAAAATTCGGGAGCTTCTCGCTATCCGTCGATTTCGAGGCGGGGAACGAGGTGCTTGCGCTGCTCGGCGGCTCCGGCTGCGGCAAGAGCATGACGCTCAAGTGTATCGCGGGCATCGTTACGCCCGACGAGGGACAGATCGTCGTCGACGGCGTGACATTCTTCGACTCGGCGCGCGGCGTGAACCTGAAGCCGCAGCAGCGGCGGTGCGGCCTGCTCTTCCAGAACTACGCGCTTTTCCCGAACATGACGGCGAAGCAGAACATAATGACCGTGCTCGAGCGTGGAAGCGGCAGGTGTGCGAACAGCGAGGAGAGATACCGCGAGATAGCGGAGAAGTTTTTCATAACAGGGCTCGAAGAGCACTATCCATCGCAGCTCTCGGGCGGACAGCAGCAGCGCGTCGCGCTCGCGCGCATAATGGCGAGCGACCCCGCGATAATCATGCTCGACGAGCCGCTCTCGGCGCTCGACAGCTATCTGCGCTGGCAGCTCGAGCTGAACCTCTCGCGCACTCTCGCGGAATTTCCCGGCACGACGCTCTATGTCTCGCACAACCGCGACGAGGTCTACCGCCTATGCTCGAAGGTATGCGTCATAAACGACGGCGAATCCGAGCCGGTCAAGAGCGTCGCGGAGTTCTTCGACGCGCCGCCGACGCTGACCGCGGCCATTCTGTCCGGCTGCAAAAATTTCTCGCGCGCCGAGCGCACAGGCGAAGGCCGCGTAAAGGCCCTGGACTGGAACGTTTCTTTCGAATGTTCGCGCGGCGTCGCGGACGGCGTCAGATACACGGGCGTGCGGGCGCACTACATAAAGCTCTCCAAAGAGAATACGGGAGCATCAAACGAATTCCGCGCGAAAATCGTACAAATAAAGGACGACGTTTTTAGCACGATAATAAACATAAGGCCGGAAGGCGCTCCTGAGGGAAACCCTTTCTCCGTAATAAGAGTCGAACTGTCAAAAGAAGAGGCGAAAAAATACGGCCTGGGTGAAACGGTATCAGCCTCGGCGGACCCAAGCGACGTAATGACCCTGCTGCCGTAG
- a CDS encoding cupin domain-containing protein: protein MLKNKDEGVRAEKLGGSGKGAAMRFPVEIPDDGGAFTMTTRIELEPGASIGYHLHGDNEEVYFIMDGEGLYCEDGEKHAVKAGDIMLCRKGHSHGLENTGAGKLVLGAAIARRG from the coding sequence ATGCTCAAAAACAAAGACGAGGGCGTAAGGGCGGAAAAGCTCGGAGGAAGCGGCAAAGGCGCGGCGATGAGATTCCCAGTGGAGATACCGGACGACGGCGGCGCGTTCACCATGACGACGCGCATCGAGCTTGAGCCAGGAGCATCGATAGGCTACCACCTCCACGGCGACAACGAGGAGGTCTACTTCATCATGGACGGCGAAGGGCTCTACTGCGAAGACGGCGAGAAGCACGCGGTAAAGGCCGGAGACATAATGCTCTGCCGCAAAGGCCATTCGCACGGACTGGAAAACACCGGGGCCGGAAAGCTCGTCCTCGGAGCCGCTATAGCCAGGCGCGGATAG
- a CDS encoding desulfoferrodoxin family protein has translation MKIGEVVKDGDFKAEKHVPTIDAPETVKAGEEALVKVCVGKEIKHPNTPLHHISWIQLYFKPEEGPVVDVAKFCYNSHGDTMNLDNPGVALAEPASCVMFKPAKSGELIAVSYCNVHGLWESSKKIVVE, from the coding sequence ATGAAAATCGGAGAAGTTGTAAAAGACGGAGATTTCAAGGCTGAGAAGCACGTACCGACGATAGACGCCCCCGAGACTGTCAAAGCGGGAGAGGAAGCGCTCGTCAAAGTCTGCGTAGGCAAGGAGATCAAGCACCCCAACACGCCGCTCCACCACATCAGCTGGATACAGCTCTACTTCAAGCCCGAGGAAGGCCCCGTCGTCGACGTCGCGAAGTTCTGCTACAACAGCCACGGCGACACGATGAACCTCGACAACCCCGGCGTCGCTCTCGCCGAGCCCGCGAGCTGCGTAATGTTCAAGCCCGCCAAGTCCGGCGAGCTCATCGCGGTCAGCTACTGCAACGTACACGGCCTCTGGGAGTCCTCGAAGAAGATCGTAGTCGAATAA
- the modA gene encoding molybdate ABC transporter substrate-binding protein, which produces MKRFSLLALVCALLVSAAPAFAAVELSVFAAASMNESMTQIAEMYKKAAPDVSIVYNFDSSGTLKTQIEQGAECDIFISAGQKQMDQINDAHVMPGTRFNIVSNKVVLIVPKGSNPTGITSFEDIATDKVKLIALGNSDVPVGQYSEEIFKHMGIWDKLNAENKISFASNVKEVLAQTESAAVSCGVVYGTDAATSDKVDVVCGAPEGSHKPIVYPAAILKGTKNEAAAKAFVEYLKGPEATAVFEKIGFSIPEK; this is translated from the coding sequence ATGAAGAGGTTTTCATTATTGGCTCTTGTCTGCGCGCTGCTAGTCTCCGCCGCGCCTGCTTTTGCCGCCGTTGAGCTCTCTGTTTTCGCGGCGGCGTCGATGAACGAGTCGATGACGCAGATAGCGGAGATGTATAAGAAGGCCGCGCCCGACGTCAGCATAGTCTACAACTTCGATTCGAGCGGAACCCTCAAGACGCAGATAGAACAGGGCGCGGAGTGCGATATTTTCATATCCGCAGGACAGAAGCAGATGGATCAGATAAACGACGCGCACGTCATGCCGGGCACGCGCTTCAACATCGTCTCCAACAAAGTCGTCCTCATCGTGCCGAAGGGCAGCAACCCGACGGGAATCACAAGCTTCGAGGACATAGCGACCGACAAAGTGAAGCTCATCGCGCTCGGCAACTCGGACGTCCCCGTGGGACAGTACTCGGAAGAGATATTCAAGCACATGGGTATCTGGGACAAGCTCAACGCGGAGAATAAAATCTCCTTCGCCAGCAACGTGAAGGAGGTCCTCGCGCAGACCGAGTCCGCCGCGGTGAGCTGCGGCGTCGTCTACGGCACGGACGCGGCGACTTCGGACAAGGTGGACGTCGTCTGCGGAGCGCCGGAGGGCTCGCACAAGCCGATAGTCTACCCCGCCGCGATACTGAAGGGCACGAAGAACGAGGCAGCCGCGAAGGCTTTCGTCGAATATCTCAAAGGCCCCGAGGCGACGGCGGTATTCGAAAAGATAGGATTTTCTATCCCGGAGAAATAA
- a CDS encoding MATE family efflux transporter gives MASKEINMTEGDSFRQMLSFAIPVTAGGLLQQAYSMADAVIAGRFLGSGALAAVSNCFYVIFLMTIMFLGLGHGASIIISQLYGSGERERIKSAVDTCVVLLAAGGLICTVLGIVFAVPALRLISTPENIIEESAVYLRIIFAGSIPSLGYTILAALLNAVGNSRTPLALLGAAAALNVALDLLFVPVLGMGTGGLALATVIAQAVSLAGCLVYLGRSDSVISLRLRGFGFSVKMLALIVRVGVPTGLQNSLMVISMMVLQKAINEFGVAAIAGRAIESRIEGVMLIPLTGISTAVMTFVGQNIGAGKDGRVKQGLKNGFIMGAAVSLAFWLVLFFLSGPILAIFSSDEAALFEAKRCTDIIAPAFIFYSLATVWQAFFRGAGDTVFPLVVSIITQFAYRVAAISPFLSIWPTPSGVWYLYVSSWFLMFALDWAYHRTGLWRRYAALIKKDA, from the coding sequence ATGGCCTCTAAAGAAATAAACATGACGGAGGGCGACTCCTTCCGCCAGATGCTTTCATTCGCGATTCCCGTCACAGCCGGCGGACTGCTCCAGCAGGCCTACAGCATGGCGGACGCAGTCATCGCTGGGCGGTTCCTCGGCAGCGGCGCGCTCGCCGCCGTCTCGAACTGCTTCTACGTAATATTCCTTATGACTATAATGTTCCTCGGCCTCGGACACGGAGCTTCGATAATCATTTCGCAGCTCTACGGCTCCGGCGAACGCGAGCGCATCAAAAGCGCCGTAGACACGTGCGTCGTGCTGCTCGCCGCGGGCGGGCTGATATGCACAGTGCTCGGCATAGTCTTCGCCGTTCCGGCGCTGCGGCTCATATCCACGCCGGAGAACATAATCGAGGAGTCCGCCGTATATCTTCGGATAATCTTCGCCGGCTCGATACCGTCGCTCGGCTACACGATACTGGCCGCGCTGCTGAACGCCGTCGGCAACTCGCGCACGCCGCTCGCGCTGCTCGGGGCGGCCGCTGCGCTCAACGTCGCGCTTGACCTGCTTTTCGTGCCTGTGCTCGGCATGGGTACCGGCGGCCTGGCGCTCGCGACGGTGATAGCGCAGGCCGTCTCGCTCGCCGGCTGCCTCGTCTACCTCGGACGCTCCGACAGCGTGATATCGCTGCGGCTGCGCGGCTTCGGCTTCAGCGTGAAAATGCTCGCGCTCATAGTCAGGGTCGGAGTGCCCACGGGGCTGCAAAACTCGCTCATGGTGATATCGATGATGGTGCTCCAGAAGGCGATCAACGAATTCGGCGTCGCGGCAATAGCGGGACGCGCGATAGAGTCGCGAATCGAGGGCGTCATGCTCATCCCTCTCACGGGAATATCGACCGCCGTCATGACCTTCGTCGGGCAGAACATCGGCGCTGGAAAGGACGGCCGCGTGAAGCAGGGGCTCAAAAACGGCTTCATAATGGGAGCCGCGGTCTCGCTCGCCTTCTGGCTCGTGCTCTTTTTCCTCTCCGGGCCGATACTCGCGATATTCTCATCCGACGAGGCCGCGCTGTTCGAAGCGAAACGCTGCACCGACATAATAGCCCCGGCTTTCATATTCTACAGCCTCGCGACGGTCTGGCAGGCCTTCTTCCGCGGCGCGGGCGACACGGTCTTCCCGCTCGTCGTCTCAATCATAACCCAGTTCGCCTACCGCGTCGCCGCCATATCCCCCTTCCTCTCGATATGGCCCACCCCCTCCGGCGTCTGGTACCTCTACGTCTCAAGCTGGTTCCTTATGTTCGCGCTCGACTGGGCCTACCACAGGACGGGGTTGTGGAGAAGGTACGCGGCTTTGATAAAAAAAGACGCATAA
- the dapA gene encoding 4-hydroxy-tetrahydrodipicolinate synthase: MEKVRGIYTALCTPVIDGKVNAAAMDKLVNYVIDNGTTGLVALGGTGEYCALTNEQRIDAVKMTIDANKGRVPVVAGIIGPGLPEAIEMGNKCKELGADAIMVVTPYYVVANQQGIYDYYQQVMKNVDLPMVLYNIPYRTGVNMLPETVEHLLDNDERHQIVAMKECCPNMGQVLELLSKVRERTSVLTGEEFLFYQEISCGAQGGILATSNLLPKLWADLFDLIQAGELKKASEIVIKATPVLRLIFAESNPGPLKEAMKMIGIDCGDPLLPLEKPAKHIVEALEVELKKLLDWYK; the protein is encoded by the coding sequence ATGGAAAAGGTAAGAGGTATCTACACAGCTCTCTGCACGCCCGTAATCGACGGCAAAGTCAACGCCGCGGCTATGGACAAACTCGTCAACTACGTAATCGACAACGGAACGACTGGACTCGTCGCGCTCGGCGGAACCGGCGAGTATTGCGCCCTTACCAACGAGCAGCGCATCGACGCCGTTAAGATGACCATCGACGCCAACAAGGGCCGCGTCCCTGTGGTAGCCGGAATCATCGGCCCGGGCCTTCCCGAAGCCATAGAGATGGGAAACAAATGCAAAGAACTCGGCGCCGACGCAATCATGGTAGTGACTCCGTACTACGTCGTCGCCAACCAGCAGGGTATCTACGACTACTATCAGCAGGTTATGAAGAACGTAGACCTTCCGATGGTGCTTTACAATATACCCTACCGCACCGGAGTCAATATGCTTCCAGAAACGGTCGAGCACCTTCTTGACAACGACGAGCGCCATCAGATCGTCGCGATGAAGGAATGCTGCCCGAACATGGGACAGGTCCTCGAACTTCTCTCGAAGGTCCGCGAGCGCACCTCCGTCCTAACCGGCGAAGAGTTCCTCTTCTATCAGGAAATCTCCTGCGGCGCGCAGGGCGGCATCCTCGCCACGTCCAACCTGCTACCTAAGCTCTGGGCCGACCTTTTCGATCTCATCCAGGCCGGCGAGCTCAAGAAGGCTTCCGAAATCGTCATAAAGGCTACCCCGGTACTGCGCCTGATATTCGCGGAGTCCAACCCCGGACCGCTCAAAGAAGCCATGAAGATGATCGGTATAGACTGCGGCGACCCGCTTCTCCCGCTCGAGAAGCCCGCGAAGCATATCGTCGAAGCTCTTGAAGTAGAGCTGAAGAAACTTCTTGATTGGTACAAGTAA
- the gltS gene encoding sodium/glutamate symporter, translated as MLEINLNMYHAVALAAVLFWLGSFLCGKIGALGRYCIPAPLVGGVCFAAVNTALYATGTAFITFDDTLQTVFMNIFFTTVGFTVSLQQLKKGGKAVFLCLMLAVAITVIQNVLGVFLVGALGPDSRLGLCAGSIALVGGPGTAAAYGQVMEGMGIQGASVAGLACATFGLVAGSIMGGPTAARRIKKHGLVCPAKAEAEDEDESGSTAFTTSSARFVEGFMLLMLALGIGSFVGSVLTRVTGITFPSYIGAMITAAVVRNVIDVVERDFPEEEVEVVGSMSLSLFLAMALAGLQLWLLVDLAIPLVTALAAQVVMMFLFAYFVVFNVMGRDYDAAVMTAGFVGFAMGATSNAMANMQAVTRRHGPSHVAYFAIPMVGSLFIDFINALIITGILDFLSK; from the coding sequence ATGCTCGAAATAAACCTGAACATGTACCACGCCGTCGCCCTCGCCGCGGTGCTCTTCTGGCTCGGCTCGTTTCTCTGCGGAAAGATAGGCGCGCTCGGGCGCTACTGCATCCCGGCCCCGCTCGTCGGCGGCGTCTGCTTCGCAGCCGTCAACACCGCGCTCTACGCGACCGGCACGGCATTCATAACCTTCGACGACACCCTCCAGACGGTATTCATGAACATATTCTTTACGACGGTAGGCTTCACCGTGAGCCTGCAGCAGCTCAAGAAGGGAGGCAAGGCCGTATTCCTCTGCCTGATGCTCGCCGTCGCGATAACGGTCATCCAAAACGTCCTCGGCGTCTTCCTCGTCGGCGCGCTCGGCCCCGACTCGCGCCTTGGCCTCTGCGCCGGGTCGATAGCGCTGGTCGGCGGCCCCGGCACGGCGGCGGCCTACGGTCAGGTGATGGAGGGCATGGGCATACAGGGCGCGTCCGTCGCAGGCCTGGCCTGCGCCACATTCGGCCTTGTCGCCGGCTCGATAATGGGCGGCCCGACCGCCGCGCGCAGGATAAAGAAGCACGGCCTCGTCTGCCCCGCAAAGGCCGAGGCCGAAGACGAGGACGAGAGCGGCAGCACGGCATTCACGACCTCGAGCGCGCGCTTCGTAGAGGGCTTCATGCTGCTGATGCTCGCGCTCGGAATCGGCAGCTTCGTCGGCTCCGTGCTGACGCGCGTCACCGGCATCACATTCCCGAGCTATATCGGAGCGATGATAACCGCCGCCGTCGTCCGCAATGTGATAGACGTGGTTGAACGCGACTTCCCCGAAGAAGAGGTCGAGGTGGTAGGCAGCATGTCGCTGAGCCTCTTCCTAGCTATGGCGCTCGCCGGGCTCCAGCTCTGGCTGCTCGTCGATCTCGCGATACCGCTCGTCACGGCGCTCGCTGCGCAGGTCGTCATGATGTTCCTCTTCGCCTATTTCGTCGTGTTCAACGTCATGGGGCGCGACTACGACGCCGCGGTAATGACCGCCGGCTTCGTCGGATTCGCGATGGGAGCCACCTCGAACGCGATGGCGAATATGCAGGCCGTAACGCGCCGCCACGGGCCGTCGCACGTGGCATACTTCGCGATACCGATGGTCGGAAGTCTCTTCATAGACTTCATCAACGCGCTGATAATTACGGGAATACTGGACTTCCTGTCGAAATAG
- a CDS encoding glutamine synthetase beta-grasp domain-containing protein: MQLERFSGNIEEADFLNLLMVDIAGNIRGVSLPRGYVSEKVMKDGVGFDASNYGYAKVNNSDMVAVPDMNAAFFEIRGDCKILHVFCDVVSTEREPFGQYPRSVVRAAGSFLREKGIADGAKVLVELEYYVFEDVEYRCGVEESFYRVSSSEGLGGDFGASPRVGLHAAYHRMTPDDRYTDFRNETVRLMEAVGIPVKYHHHEVAVSQLEIELDFMDMERAADMVSLAKWIIRQAASEWGLCVTFMPKPLYRMPGNGMHVHQFLEKDGKSIFPGGVLYNLSKEGLAYTAGMLSHSLTGSLLAFACPSTNSYRRLVPGYEAPISATFAKGSRAAAVRIPGYVKKDETRVEYRTGDASCNLYYFLAAMVLAGADGVLKGLDPVALGYESRDAKDELIFPLSLSAVLYGLEKDNEYLAPAFPPKLIELWTKAKRAEAEYVYNAPTPQEYELYF, translated from the coding sequence ATGCAGCTCGAACGTTTCAGCGGCAATATCGAAGAGGCGGATTTTCTGAATCTGCTGATGGTGGACATCGCGGGAAACATCCGCGGCGTCTCTCTGCCGCGCGGCTACGTTTCTGAGAAGGTCATGAAAGATGGAGTCGGCTTCGACGCCTCGAACTACGGCTACGCCAAGGTTAATAATTCAGATATGGTGGCCGTTCCCGACATGAACGCCGCTTTCTTTGAAATACGCGGCGATTGCAAGATTCTGCACGTTTTCTGCGACGTGGTTTCGACGGAGCGCGAGCCCTTCGGACAGTACCCTCGCAGCGTCGTGCGCGCGGCCGGCTCCTTCCTGCGCGAAAAAGGGATAGCGGACGGCGCTAAGGTGCTGGTCGAGCTTGAGTATTACGTTTTCGAGGATGTTGAATACAGATGCGGCGTCGAAGAGTCCTTCTACCGCGTGAGCTCCTCGGAGGGGCTCGGCGGGGATTTCGGCGCGTCTCCGCGCGTCGGCCTCCACGCCGCCTACCATCGTATGACGCCGGATGACCGCTACACGGACTTCCGCAACGAAACGGTGCGGCTGATGGAAGCTGTCGGCATCCCGGTGAAGTACCACCACCACGAGGTCGCGGTCTCGCAGCTCGAGATAGAGCTGGACTTCATGGATATGGAGCGCGCGGCGGACATGGTCTCTCTCGCCAAGTGGATAATACGTCAGGCCGCCTCCGAGTGGGGGCTCTGCGTCACCTTCATGCCGAAGCCGCTTTACAGGATGCCAGGCAACGGAATGCACGTCCATCAGTTTCTGGAAAAGGACGGGAAGTCGATATTCCCCGGCGGCGTCCTGTACAATCTCTCGAAGGAAGGGCTCGCCTACACGGCCGGTATGCTGAGCCACAGCCTCACGGGAAGCCTGCTCGCCTTCGCCTGTCCGAGCACGAACAGCTACCGCCGCCTCGTGCCGGGCTACGAGGCCCCAATCTCCGCCACTTTCGCTAAGGGCTCTCGCGCGGCGGCCGTGCGCATACCGGGCTACGTGAAGAAAGACGAGACGCGCGTCGAGTACCGCACCGGCGACGCGTCGTGCAACCTCTATTACTTCCTCGCCGCTATGGTGCTCGCGGGGGCCGACGGCGTCCTGAAGGGGCTGGACCCAGTTGCGCTCGGCTACGAGAGCCGCGACGCTAAAGACGAGCTGATCTTCCCTCTGAGCCTGAGCGCCGTCCTCTACGGCCTCGAGAAGGACAATGAATATCTGGCGCCGGCCTTCCCGCCGAAGCTTATCGAACTCTGGACGAAGGCGAAACGCGCCGAAGCCGAATACGTCTACAACGCCCCGACGCCTCAGGAGTACGAACTTTACTTCTAG